GGGCGGTTGCCGCGGGGACCGCGGTCACCGTCTCCGCGGCGTCCTTCACTGCCTCTGCGACCTTCCGGTCCCCTGGGCGCGCGGGGTCCTTCAGCCCTGGGGCCTCCGGGACGGCGCGGGCCATCCATCTTGGGCGCACCCGGTCCCTTGGGACCGCCGGGCGCGGCATGATGCGGGCCGGGCTGGCCGTGATGGGGAGGGATAGCCTGCAATTCTTCCGGGGAAAGCTTGCCGTCGCCGTCCTTGTCAAACTTCTTGATCATGTTGGCAGCGTGGGCTTCCTGGCGGGCTTTCATTTCCTCCATGCGCTTGGCGGCTTCCGGATGGTCCTTGGCCCAGTCCTCCCGCATGGCTTTCTTTTCCTCGTCGGAAAGCTTGCCGTCGCCGTCCTTGTCATACTTCTTAAGCATTTCGGCCTTGCGGGCTTCCTGGCGGGCCTTCATTTCTTCCATGCGCTTGGCGGCTTCCGGATGGTCCTTGAGCCATTCTTCCTGCATGGCCTTTCTTTCCTCCTTGGAAAGCTTGCCGTCGCCGTCCTTGTCGAACTTCTTCAGGATGGCTGCCTTCCTGGCTTCCTGGGCTTTCTTGACGTCCGCCTGGAGAACGGCTATTTCCTCGTCGGAAAGCTTGCCGTCCTTGTCGGTGTCATACTTGGCCATGACCAGTTCTTCCCCGATGATCATGATGCCGGGATCAATTCTCCTCATTTGGAGATTGGCCCGTTCCGGACCTGGGCCCTGGCGGTCCCTGCCTCCGGCGCGGTGGCGGGGGCCTTCCCTTCTTTCAGGAGGGGGCTGCATTTCCGGAGCGTCGGAAGGTGCGTCCGGGGCGGGGGGCGGCGGCGCGTCCTGAGCGAACGCGGAGCATGCGGCAAAGGCCGCGGCGATAATCATTTGCTTGGTCATAACTTTGAGTGGTGAGGTTTGATGCGTTTCGGAAAGGGGCGTCGCGCTGTGATATCTCAAACAGGTGGAAACGCCTCCCTTTGCTAGGATGAACCCCCGGAATTCGTCCTGGTTGCAAAATAAAAACGTGCGTGCTCCGGAAAGGGGCGGCCGGAGCCTTTGCGGGGCTTCCCTTTTTTCTGCCGGGGTGCAGAATGGTAAAGCTGTTGAATATGAAATAAATCTGTAAAAAAAGACCGCAGCCCGGAAGGGTTGCGGTCCAGCCGTGTCATGGAGGGAAAAATTATTCTCCGGAAATGAAGCGGAGATAGGCCAGCCACCACTGGTCGCCACCCAGCAGCCAGATCAGAGCAGCGCTGAGCAGAGCGGGGCCGAAGGGAAGATTCCTGCCGAACCCCATGCGTGAAACGACTGCCTGCACAATCCCCAGCAGGGAGCCGAGGAAAAGGCAGAACACCGCGCCCTGCCATCCGCCCACGCATCCGGCCATCATCAGAATCCAGGCATCACCGGAGCCCATGGCTTCCCGCTGCGCGCGAATATCCGTCATGGTTCCTTCCACGCTTTCCAGGTCTTCCAGCGGGAAAACGTCTCCGTTCTCCAGCTCTATCCTGTCCTGGCGCAGGATGACGGAGCAGGGAGGGAGCGTTTCCCCGTCAATGGTGACGGAGCCCCCGGAAATGACGGCCTTGTCCGTGGCCCGGTGGAAAAGCATGGACCAGTCGTGAGGCTGTCCGTTGATAATGAGCTGGAGCTCGTCCCGGTCGGATTCCGGCTCCTTCAGGCTCCACGGAGCGGGAGCGTCAAAGTGCTGCTTCCAGGTGCCGAACAGGAGCTTGCCCATTTCAATCACCAGCCTGATGGCGGCATACCCGGCGATTCCCCCCAGCACGGAGGCCGTGAAGGCGTCCGTCCAGGTCATGACGTCATTGTCCGGCAGGAGAAACGGGTAAAGGGCACAGGCTCCCACTCCGGCTGCGGCGCCGATGAGCGCCTGGGTACGGAATACGATCAGATGCTCCGCGTCAATGAACATGATGACGATGGCCATGGCAGTCCACAGGCAGAGCAGTATGGCGGCTCCCGCGGAGGCGTCCGCGTACTTCCACCCCAGGGCGGCGAAAAGCAGGGCCGTAAGCAGCTCCACGAAGCAATAGCGGAAGCTGATGCGCGTTCCGCAGCAGGCGGATTTTCCCCGGAGCGTCAGCCAGCTTAGCACCGGAATATTCAGGTACCACGGAATGGGTTCCTCGCATTCCGGGCAGAAGGAGCGCGCCGGATCATTGACGGAGATGCCCAGCGGCGTCCGGTAAATGACCACGTTCAGGAAGGAGCCGATGCAGGCTCCCATCAGGCCGAAAATCAGCGGAATCAGCCACGCGGGAAGGGCGTCAGACATGGGAGGGTGGGGAATAAGTCCGGCTGGGCGTCTGGTTGATGCGGTCAATCAGCAGCCTCAGCCTGCCGTAATTGCCGCGTTTGATGGGGAAAATGAGGCGTGGCAGCCGGTCCAGGTGGGGTTCGTCCGCCTCATCCGGGAGCGGTCCGCTCTGGACCATTCTTCCCCCGGGCAGGATCAGGTCTGAAAAATCCCGTTCCAGGTGCTCCACCCACTGGGCGGGCAGGTGCGTGTTCAGGCGGATGACGATGGCGTCCCTGACAAAACGGTAGGAGTGGAAAATGCGGTAGAAGCGGTCGATGTGCTCCATGGCCTCCGCCGGATTCTTGGTGACGTGGATGAGGTGCAGGTCATCCGCGGAAATCAGGCCGGAATCCACCAGTTCCACGCGGATGAAGGCCAGCCAGTTCAGCCAGAAAGTCTTGCCGGGGGAATCGAGAAGGACGATCGGGTAAATGGTGGCCTTCCCCGTCTGGATCAGGGTGAGGGTTTCAAACACCTCGTCCATGGTGCCGAAGCCGCCGGGGAACGCCACCATGGCATCGCTTTCCGCTACGAAATTCAGCTTTCTGACAAAGAAATAATAGAAATTGATCAGCTTGTCGCTGTGGGCTACCACGTGGTTGGAAGTCTGTTCATACGGTAGGGTGATGTTCAGGCCGAAGGAGCGTTGCTCGCCGGCTCCTTCATTGGCCGCCTGCATGATGCCCGGTCCGCCACCCGTAATGACCATGTAACCGTGTTCGCTGGCTTCCCTGGCGAACTCCCGCGCCGTTTCATACGCCGGCTCATCATTCCTGATGCGCGCGGAGCCGAACACGGAAATCTTGCGGATGTGGCGGTACGGGGCGAAAACGCAGTTGGCCCGGTACATCTCCCGCCCGGAACGGATCAGGACGGTAAAATCGTGGTCGGAGGCTTCGGACTGCGCCATGTTGATGCCCGTCTTGATATACTCCTGGAGGTAACGGGGATCGTGCCTGGTGGAGGCTATTTCGGAAAGTTTTTTGACGACTCCTTCCAGAGCCTGGTAGCTGGTGTCCATGGACATGGTGGAGGGGCGCTTCTTGTCTTCCCCCGTAAAATCCCTGTTGTCCAAAAAATCAGGATGCTTCATGAGTTGGTATATAGGTTTGCCCCACTATGCCAGATGACGCACGTTAAGTCACAGAAAATTTGCCGGCGGACATGAAAAGAGTTGATTGTTGAAAACAGATCGTTAAATTGCTCCCCGCACGGGCGTTTCCAAAACATGCCGTAGGTCCTTCAGGCGGATTGCCCGCCATGCCCGTGCTGAGGGGAAACCCGGTACATTACATACGATTATGTCGGAAAACGAAACCACTACTGCAGAAGAAACCGCCGTTACCACGCTGGCCCGCTTTGAAGTTCCCAGCCGTCTGGAAAAAATTGAAGACCCGAATGATGCGAATCATCTGACCTTCGTGGCGGAACCGTTTGAAAACGGTTACGGCCATACGCTTGGCAACTCCCTGCGCCGCGTTCTTCTGGGTTCACTTGAAGGCGCCGCCATCACCTCCGTCCGCATCGCCGGCGCACAGCATGAATTCTCCTCCCTGCCCGGCGTGGTGGAAGACGTGACGGAAATCGTGCTGAACCTGAAAAAGGTCAAGTTCAAGCACAACGGCAAGGAACCGCGCCTGCTCTCCCTGCGCGTGCACAAGCAGGGCGTCGTGACCGCCGCCGACATCACTGACGACACCACCTACCAGGTGGTCAATCCCGATCAAATCATCTGCACCCTGGACCAGGACACCATGTTCGAATGCGAATTCCAGGTGCGCGTGGGCCGCGGCTTTGCCACCGGCG
The genomic region above belongs to Akkermansia massiliensis and contains:
- a CDS encoding EF-hand domain-containing protein; the protein is MTKQMIIAAAFAACSAFAQDAPPPPAPDAPSDAPEMQPPPERREGPRHRAGGRDRQGPGPERANLQMRRIDPGIMIIGEELVMAKYDTDKDGKLSDEEIAVLQADVKKAQEARKAAILKKFDKDGDGKLSKEERKAMQEEWLKDHPEAAKRMEEMKARQEARKAEMLKKYDKDGDGKLSDEEKKAMREDWAKDHPEAAKRMEEMKARQEAHAANMIKKFDKDGDGKLSPEELQAIPPHHGQPGPHHAAPGGPKGPGAPKMDGPRRPGGPRAEGPRAPRGPEGRRGSEGRRGDGDRGPRGNRPDGPRPQLDPNRAPIMAAGWILIEEKYDADKDGKLNEAEMAQLNADASKALEARRSARREARKAARGNNDMPLPPAPVQEEGDDE
- a CDS encoding prepilin peptidase, yielding MSDALPAWLIPLIFGLMGACIGSFLNVVIYRTPLGISVNDPARSFCPECEEPIPWYLNIPVLSWLTLRGKSACCGTRISFRYCFVELLTALLFAALGWKYADASAGAAILLCLWTAMAIVIMFIDAEHLIVFRTQALIGAAAGVGACALYPFLLPDNDVMTWTDAFTASVLGGIAGYAAIRLVIEMGKLLFGTWKQHFDAPAPWSLKEPESDRDELQLIINGQPHDWSMLFHRATDKAVISGGSVTIDGETLPPCSVILRQDRIELENGDVFPLEDLESVEGTMTDIRAQREAMGSGDAWILMMAGCVGGWQGAVFCLFLGSLLGIVQAVVSRMGFGRNLPFGPALLSAALIWLLGGDQWWLAYLRFISGE
- a CDS encoding TIGR00730 family Rossman fold protein gives rise to the protein MKHPDFLDNRDFTGEDKKRPSTMSMDTSYQALEGVVKKLSEIASTRHDPRYLQEYIKTGINMAQSEASDHDFTVLIRSGREMYRANCVFAPYRHIRKISVFGSARIRNDEPAYETAREFAREASEHGYMVITGGGPGIMQAANEGAGEQRSFGLNITLPYEQTSNHVVAHSDKLINFYYFFVRKLNFVAESDAMVAFPGGFGTMDEVFETLTLIQTGKATIYPIVLLDSPGKTFWLNWLAFIRVELVDSGLISADDLHLIHVTKNPAEAMEHIDRFYRIFHSYRFVRDAIVIRLNTHLPAQWVEHLERDFSDLILPGGRMVQSGPLPDEADEPHLDRLPRLIFPIKRGNYGRLRLLIDRINQTPSRTYSPPSHV